A section of the Chryseobacterium scophthalmum genome encodes:
- a CDS encoding FUSC family protein: MKVDHPVRNRFQYLIEMKKTERKWHFPFLAALCIGIPLLLGWFSGKPNYGSLSSLGALTILYFTTAPISQRMIHLAVCAFGIIFSFTISLFFSFNIYTAALSFGIVSFLSHFITSYFKIPPPGNFFFIMLAAMASTYQFDLEMIPIRVGLVTMGAILSCSLAFLYSVFIEKSEVVNVPRRIFKKKRYTKFVESTIIGLIMMLTLIVGHLLKFQNTYWISISTVAIIQGRNFEHVRQRNMHRIFGTFIGLGLAWLILLFDPEKIVMIGIIVVLQFVVELMIVRNYGFAVIFITPLTLLLIEVGSTVHHQVENLMEARLLDTIIGSLMGLVAGFFLHHQQMINQLEKNIRYSFFQFKKLKK, from the coding sequence ATGAAAGTCGATCACCCTGTAAGAAACCGGTTTCAATATCTTATTGAAATGAAGAAAACCGAGCGAAAATGGCATTTCCCATTTCTTGCTGCATTGTGCATTGGTATTCCGCTTTTATTAGGGTGGTTTTCAGGGAAACCGAATTACGGAAGTCTTTCGAGTTTGGGAGCGTTGACAATATTGTATTTTACAACAGCTCCAATCAGTCAGCGAATGATTCATTTGGCGGTTTGTGCTTTCGGGATTATATTTTCGTTTACCATCAGTCTTTTTTTTAGTTTTAATATTTATACAGCGGCTTTATCTTTCGGGATCGTCTCTTTTCTATCGCATTTTATAACGTCTTATTTTAAAATTCCACCGCCGGGAAATTTTTTCTTTATTATGTTGGCGGCGATGGCAAGTACGTATCAGTTTGATTTGGAAATGATTCCTATAAGAGTTGGTTTGGTGACAATGGGCGCTATTTTGTCTTGTTCATTGGCTTTTCTTTATTCAGTTTTTATTGAAAAAAGTGAAGTGGTAAATGTTCCCCGAAGAATTTTTAAGAAAAAAAGATATACGAAATTTGTTGAAAGTACAATCATAGGTTTAATTATGATGCTGACTTTAATTGTTGGTCATCTTTTAAAATTTCAAAATACGTATTGGATTTCTATTTCAACAGTAGCAATTATTCAGGGACGAAATTTCGAACATGTGCGACAAAGAAATATGCACCGTATTTTCGGAACTTTCATTGGTTTGGGTTTAGCATGGCTGATTCTGCTTTTTGACCCCGAAAAAATTGTAATGATAGGAATTATTGTAGTTTTACAGTTCGTTGTTGAGTTGATGATTGTAAGAAATTATGGTTTTGCTGTTATCTTTATTACGCCACTTACTTTGCTTTTAATAGAAGTGGGAAGTACCGTTCATCATCAGGTTGAAAACTTAATGGAGGCAAGATTACTCGACACTATTATTGGAAGTTTAATGGGATTGGTTGCTGGTTTTTTTCTTCATCACCAACAAATGATCAATCAATTGGAGAAAAATATCAGATATTCTTTCTTTCAGTTTAAAAAATTAAAAAAATAA
- the mazG gene encoding nucleoside triphosphate pyrophosphohydrolase has product MNTRQEKLEAFGRLLDIMDDLREKCPWDQKQTLQTLRHLTLEETYELSDALLQEDLTEIKKELGDVLLHLVFYAKIGSEKESFDIADVINSLNEKLIFRHPHIYGDTEVKDEEEVKQNWEKLKLKEGNKSILGGVPKGLPSMVKAYRIQDKVKGIGFEFYDAEDAWKKVDEEINEFHAETDSDKKEQELGDVFFSLINYARISGLNPDSALERTNLKFISRFQKMEQLAAEADLKLADITLEEMDVLWEKAKRFE; this is encoded by the coding sequence ATGAATACCAGACAGGAAAAACTCGAAGCTTTCGGAAGACTTTTAGATATTATGGATGACCTTCGTGAAAAATGTCCGTGGGATCAGAAACAGACGCTTCAGACACTTCGTCATTTGACGTTGGAAGAAACGTACGAGCTTTCTGATGCGCTTTTGCAGGAAGATCTTACCGAAATTAAAAAAGAACTTGGCGATGTGCTTCTGCATTTGGTTTTTTATGCTAAAATAGGTTCAGAAAAAGAAAGTTTTGATATTGCTGATGTGATCAACTCGTTAAACGAAAAACTTATTTTCCGTCATCCTCATATTTATGGAGATACCGAAGTGAAAGACGAAGAAGAAGTAAAGCAAAATTGGGAAAAACTGAAACTGAAAGAAGGCAACAAATCTATTCTGGGTGGTGTTCCGAAAGGATTACCAAGTATGGTAAAAGCCTACAGAATTCAGGATAAAGTAAAAGGAATTGGCTTTGAATTTTACGATGCTGAAGATGCCTGGAAAAAAGTAGATGAAGAAATCAACGAATTTCATGCAGAAACCGATTCAGATAAAAAAGAGCAGGAATTAGGCGATGTATTTTTCTCATTGATCAATTATGCTCGTATTTCAGGTTTAAATCCTGATTCAGCTTTAGAAAGAACCAATCTGAAATTTATTTCAAGATTTCAGAAAATGGAACAGCTTGCAGCTGAGGCAGATTTAAAATTAGCTGATATAACTTTGGAAGAAATGGATGTTCTCTGGGAAAAAGCAAAACGTTTTGAATAA